Within Deltaproteobacteria bacterium, the genomic segment GAACGCCTTGTTGGCGGTGATCACGGCCGCGGAGTAGACGTGGCGGGTGAGCGTGAGGTGCCGCTGTCCGGCCTCCGCGAGGTTCGCTCCGTATATGATCGCGACCGGGTTCTCCTGCCCGTCGATCGATCCCTTCCGCAGCTCCGCGTCGATGGGCCACGCCATCGGGACGACGTCGGCGCCGAGTGTCTTCCAGAGGGCCATGTGGGAGGGGGACTCCATCGTCCGGATCTTCAGCCCTTTCAGGTCCTCGGGAGTCCGCACCCGGCGGCGCGAATTCGTCACGTTCCGGAAGCCGTTGTCGAGGAACCGAAGCCCCGTGAACCCGGCCTTCCCGAGGCGCCGGAGGAGATCCGCCCCGATCGGTCCGTCGAGGACCTTGTCGGCCGCCTCGTACGACGGGAAGAGAAACGGCATCTCCAGCGCGCGGATCTCCGGCACGAACGACTCGATGGGGCCGGTGGAGGTGATGGCCATCTGGACGCTCCCCCGCTGGACCTGCCGGAGGATGTCGAGCTCCCCGCCGAGCGTGCCGGAATGGTGGACCGCGACGGCGTATCTTCCCGGGAGCGCCTTCTCCACCGTTCGCTTGAAGCGGTGCGCCGCGATGAAGTACGC encodes:
- the dctP gene encoding TRAP transporter substrate-binding protein DctP, whose protein sequence is MRGAIAILSAFAALVPGSASLSSAHDPPPVTVRIAVAVVPESAYFIAAHRFKRTVEKALPGRYAVAVHHSGTLGGELDILRQVQRGSVQMAITSTGPIESFVPEIRALEMPFLFPSYEAADKVLDGPIGADLLRRLGKAGFTGLRFLDNGFRNVTNSRRRVRTPEDLKGLKIRTMESPSHMALWKTLGADVVPMAWPIDAELRKGSIDGQENPVAIIYGANLAEAGQRHLTLTRHVYSAAVITANKAFMDRMPVKDREVFLAAAKDASMAGRAYVRGNEAKQLASLADAGVEIERNPDVAAFRSKASSVPAALSGDARKIHEEIRKAVR